The proteins below are encoded in one region of Campylobacter rectus:
- the murJ gene encoding murein biosynthesis integral membrane protein MurJ codes for MLIKGFFSNSIGIMVSRVLGLVRDLLTASTLGAGIYSDIFFIAFKIPNLLRRIFGEGAFANAFLPNFTKSNKKSLFSAEIFLKFLAFIGVLTLLVNLFAPFFTAVIATGLAPGDINEAVPLVKINFYYLALIFAVTFLASLLQYRGHFATTAFGAALLNLAMIGSLVLARGQEPKIVAYYLSFGVVVGGVLQLIAHLIALKFNGISKLFFGGLVKFARGKRADTKGFFSNFFHGLVGSSAMQLSSFMDTWLASFLAAGSISYLFYANRIFQLPLAIFAIALSTALFPKITRQIKAGNEAEALKWMRKSFEILYFLLFAAAIGGIVLAQPIIKLLFERGSFTQADTAATASVLSAYMIGLLPFGLAKLFSLWLYAHLQQKLASKIAVITLVFNLVLAVILMQACGAFGLALASSLGGFLTLALNVKFFGMRKFLAIIEPKKLMLLSAVLALEAVILIFLRKFLDANF; via the coding sequence ATGCTTATAAAAGGCTTTTTTTCAAACAGCATCGGCATTATGGTTTCACGAGTTTTAGGGCTCGTGCGCGACCTACTCACGGCTTCTACTTTGGGTGCGGGCATTTACAGCGATATATTTTTTATCGCATTTAAGATACCCAATTTATTGCGCCGCATCTTTGGCGAGGGGGCTTTTGCCAACGCTTTTTTACCAAATTTTACGAAATCAAACAAAAAATCGCTCTTTAGCGCCGAAATTTTTCTTAAATTTCTAGCCTTTATCGGCGTTCTCACGCTTTTGGTAAATTTATTCGCTCCGTTTTTTACCGCCGTTATCGCCACCGGTTTAGCGCCCGGTGACATAAACGAAGCCGTCCCGCTCGTAAAAATCAACTTCTACTACCTAGCACTCATCTTTGCCGTTACTTTTTTAGCCTCGCTTTTACAGTATCGCGGGCATTTTGCGACGACGGCGTTTGGGGCGGCTTTGCTAAATTTAGCTATGATCGGCTCTTTAGTTTTAGCTCGCGGACAGGAGCCTAAAATCGTGGCTTATTATTTGAGTTTCGGCGTCGTAGTAGGCGGCGTTTTGCAGCTTATCGCGCACCTTATCGCGCTCAAATTTAACGGCATCTCAAAGCTCTTTTTCGGCGGCTTAGTTAAATTTGCCCGCGGCAAAAGAGCCGATACGAAGGGCTTTTTTAGCAACTTTTTCCACGGTCTGGTCGGATCATCCGCGATGCAGCTAAGCTCGTTTATGGATACGTGGCTGGCGTCGTTTTTGGCGGCTGGATCGATCAGCTATCTTTTCTACGCCAACCGCATTTTTCAGCTACCTTTAGCGATATTTGCGATCGCGCTTTCTACCGCGCTTTTTCCTAAAATCACACGCCAGATCAAGGCAGGCAACGAAGCCGAAGCCTTAAAATGGATGCGAAAAAGCTTTGAAATTTTATATTTTTTGCTCTTTGCGGCGGCTATCGGCGGCATCGTTTTAGCCCAGCCTATCATCAAGCTGCTTTTTGAGCGCGGAAGCTTCACGCAGGCCGATACGGCGGCGACCGCGAGCGTTTTGAGCGCTTATATGATCGGACTTTTACCTTTTGGGCTTGCTAAACTTTTTTCGCTCTGGCTTTATGCGCATTTACAGCAAAAGCTAGCCTCCAAAATCGCCGTTATCACGCTCGTTTTTAACCTCGTTTTGGCCGTTATTTTGATGCAAGCGTGCGGCGCGTTCGGACTGGCTCTAGCTAGCTCGTTAGGCGGGTTTTTGACACTAGCTTTAAACGTCAAATTTTTTGGGATGAGGAAATTTTTAGCTATAATCGAGCCTAAAAAATTAATGCTTTTAAGCGCGGTTTTGGCTTTAGAGGCGGTGATTTTGATATTTTTGAGGAAATTTTTAGATGCAAATTTTTGA
- a CDS encoding M16 family metallopeptidase — MFIKYSKTKLKNGFEIYHIPVSKGSGVISVDVFYRVGSRNETMGKSGIAHMLEHLNFKSTKNMKAGEFDRIVKSFGGKNNASTGFDYTHYFVKCSKGNLNEALRLYADIMENLSLKDKEFQPERDVVTEERRWRTDNSPIGFLYFTLFNVAFSYHPYHWTPIGFIGDIRSWSIEDIKEFHETYYQPQNALLLITGDIDKKSAFGLGKKHFERIKNKKPIPKPHCVEPVQNGAKRAEIYKDSEVEMLALAFKIPPFNHEDQPALGALAEYLGSGQSSVLQRVLIDEKCLVNSVYVYNMDNIDESLFIVLAVCNPGIKAEAVEEEIWRVIEETKTQKIDEDEITKTKNNLKSHLIYSLDNTTRMANLYGSYLVKGDIKPLFELPEKTAALKPADISEICKKYIRKEKSTTIILRKEKSE; from the coding sequence ATGTTTATAAAATACTCAAAAACAAAGCTCAAAAACGGCTTTGAAATTTACCATATCCCCGTCAGTAAGGGTTCCGGCGTCATCAGCGTAGACGTGTTTTATCGTGTGGGTTCGCGTAACGAAACGATGGGCAAAAGCGGTATCGCGCACATGCTGGAGCATTTAAATTTTAAATCTACCAAAAATATGAAAGCCGGAGAATTCGACCGGATCGTGAAGAGTTTCGGCGGCAAAAATAACGCCAGCACGGGCTTTGATTATACGCATTATTTCGTCAAATGCTCAAAAGGCAACCTAAACGAGGCGCTCAGACTCTACGCTGATATAATGGAAAATTTAAGCCTAAAAGATAAAGAATTTCAGCCCGAGCGCGACGTCGTGACGGAGGAGCGCAGGTGGCGCACAGACAACTCTCCGATCGGCTTTTTATATTTCACGCTTTTTAACGTCGCTTTTAGTTACCACCCGTATCACTGGACTCCGATCGGCTTTATCGGCGACATCAGGAGCTGGAGCATCGAGGATATAAAAGAATTTCACGAGACGTATTACCAACCGCAAAACGCGCTCTTGCTAATCACCGGCGACATCGACAAAAAAAGCGCGTTTGGGCTGGGTAAAAAGCATTTTGAGCGCATAAAAAACAAAAAGCCGATTCCGAAACCACACTGCGTAGAACCCGTGCAAAACGGTGCGAAAAGGGCTGAAATTTACAAAGATAGCGAGGTGGAAATGCTGGCGCTCGCCTTTAAAATTCCGCCGTTTAATCACGAGGATCAGCCTGCGTTAGGCGCGCTTGCGGAGTATTTAGGCAGCGGACAAAGCTCGGTTTTGCAGCGTGTTTTGATAGATGAAAAATGCCTCGTAAATAGCGTGTATGTTTATAATATGGACAATATCGACGAGAGTCTATTTATCGTGCTAGCCGTTTGCAACCCCGGTATCAAGGCCGAGGCGGTCGAGGAAGAGATCTGGCGAGTAATCGAAGAGACAAAAACGCAAAAAATAGACGAGGACGAGATAACTAAAACAAAAAATAACTTAAAAAGCCATCTGATTTACTCGCTGGATAACACGACGAGGATGGCGAATTTATACGGCAGTTATCTTGTCAAAGGCGACATAAAGCCGCTTTTTGAGCTACCGGAAAAAACCGCCGCGCTAAAACCTGCGGACATAAGCGAAATCTGCAAAAAATACATAAGAAAAGAAAAATCCACGACTATCATCTTAAGAAAGGAAAAAAGTGAATAA
- a CDS encoding quinone-dependent dihydroorotate dehydrogenase, whose amino-acid sequence MNYDTLKSIFFKLEPETAHKVAEKTLSISDCVFPGLYSAVAKNCIVTDTALSQNLLGASFLNPVGIAGGFDKNATMLRPLAALGFGHVEFGTVTPKAQEGNAKPRLFRLIEEESIQNAMGFNNEGADAVSARVGRLYPFAIPLFANIGKNKITPNEEAIKDYENLVVKFNEICDCFVINVSSPNTPNLRELQEENFIKELFACLLPIAKKPIIFKIAPDMAESKAVQICKTAVESGAKGVIVNNTSIDYSLSKSANLQNFGGLSGKVIAKRSRELFKAVASELYGKTVLIASGGIDSAEEAYSRIKSGANLVQIYTSFIFKGPSIAKRINEGILKLLKEDNFASIGEAVGCEIKNKI is encoded by the coding sequence TTGAATTACGATACGTTAAAATCCATATTTTTTAAGCTTGAGCCCGAGACCGCTCACAAAGTCGCGGAAAAAACGCTAAGCATTTCAGACTGCGTATTTCCGGGGCTTTACAGCGCGGTTGCCAAAAACTGTATCGTCACGGACACCGCTCTTTCGCAAAATTTGCTAGGAGCTAGCTTTTTAAATCCCGTGGGAATCGCCGGCGGCTTTGATAAAAACGCCACGATGCTACGGCCATTGGCCGCACTCGGGTTTGGGCACGTGGAGTTTGGTACCGTGACGCCAAAAGCGCAAGAGGGCAACGCAAAACCGCGTCTTTTTCGCCTCATAGAAGAGGAAAGCATACAAAACGCGATGGGTTTTAACAACGAAGGCGCCGACGCCGTGAGCGCGCGCGTCGGTAGGCTTTATCCGTTTGCGATACCGCTTTTTGCCAACATCGGCAAAAACAAAATCACTCCTAATGAAGAAGCAATCAAAGACTATGAAAATTTAGTCGTTAAATTTAACGAAATTTGCGACTGCTTCGTCATCAACGTCTCGTCGCCAAACACTCCCAATCTGCGCGAACTGCAAGAAGAAAACTTTATAAAAGAGCTTTTTGCGTGCCTTTTGCCGATAGCAAAAAAGCCGATAATCTTTAAAATCGCGCCCGATATGGCTGAGAGTAAAGCCGTGCAAATCTGCAAAACGGCCGTAGAAAGCGGCGCAAAAGGCGTCATCGTAAATAATACGAGCATCGATTATTCGCTCTCAAAATCGGCGAATTTACAAAATTTCGGCGGGTTAAGCGGCAAGGTCATCGCCAAGCGTTCGCGCGAGCTTTTTAAAGCCGTTGCAAGCGAGCTTTACGGCAAGACGGTTTTGATCGCAAGCGGAGGCATAGACAGCGCCGAGGAGGCATACTCGCGCATAAAATCGGGCGCGAATTTGGTGCAAATTTATACCTCTTTTATCTTTAAAGGGCCAAGTATCGCAAAGCGGATAAACGAGGGAATTTTAAAACTTTTAAAAGAAGATAATTTCGCTTCTATCGGCGAAGCCGTCGGCTGCGAAATAAAAAATAAAATTTAA
- a CDS encoding ABC transporter ATP-binding protein, with translation MKQMSIKEVLRRFAPYFRDYISYFIIAIAGMLMASGGTAASAWVIEPVLNKIFIEKNKDLLYLLPYAIIVIYVLKGLGTFLQAYFTAYIGQDIVRRFRERLLKNLLNLDMKFFNDYRTGELISRNINDIDRIRSIVSSMIPELIREAITIAGLLCVVLYQSLQLAFFALVIMPAAVYPLSKLAKKMKKISRASQEKTSDISSKLSEIFTNIEIIKANNAQEFEHAKFTAENAKFFKLNLKSVKVNEMVSPMMEIFGSVGVAAVVIIGGKEVIDGNLTMGSFFSFLTALFMLYTPIKRISGLYNKMQDAVVAAERTFELLDKEPQILSGDKPVPREINLINFKDVRLNYDDKEVLKSVNLSASKSQTIALVGSSGGGKSSIVNLLMRFYDANGGAIEINGENIKNFSLNSLRQNIGLVTQRVYIFNDTVANNVAYGRKYDEAKVELALKTANAYDFVANLPQGAQTVLNEFGTNLSGGQRQRIAIARALYDDPQILIFDEATSALDNQSEQQITKAIANLQKEKIIFIIAHRLSTVQNADKIAVISGGKVVGCGTDEQLSKSCEIYKKLKGKALV, from the coding sequence ATGAAGCAGATGAGCATAAAAGAGGTTTTGCGGCGGTTTGCGCCCTATTTTAGAGATTATATTTCGTATTTTATCATCGCGATCGCAGGCATGCTGATGGCTAGCGGTGGAACTGCGGCGTCGGCATGGGTGATCGAGCCCGTGCTAAATAAAATTTTTATCGAAAAAAACAAAGACCTGCTTTATCTTTTGCCCTACGCTATCATCGTGATTTACGTTTTAAAGGGGCTTGGGACGTTTTTGCAGGCGTATTTTACGGCGTATATCGGGCAGGATATCGTGAGGAGATTTCGCGAGCGGTTGCTAAAAAACCTGCTAAATTTGGATATGAAGTTTTTTAACGATTACCGCACGGGCGAGCTAATAAGCCGAAATATCAACGACATCGACCGCATCAGAAGTATCGTTAGCTCTATGATCCCCGAACTCATCCGCGAGGCTATCACGATCGCGGGACTACTTTGCGTCGTGCTTTATCAGAGCTTGCAGCTTGCATTTTTTGCGCTGGTTATCATGCCCGCAGCCGTCTATCCGCTCTCAAAACTCGCAAAAAAGATGAAAAAAATCTCCCGCGCCTCACAGGAAAAAACCTCCGACATCAGCTCGAAACTAAGCGAAATTTTTACCAATATCGAAATCATCAAGGCAAACAACGCGCAGGAGTTCGAGCACGCTAAATTTACCGCCGAAAACGCTAAATTTTTCAAGCTAAATTTAAAAAGTGTAAAAGTAAATGAGATGGTAAGCCCGATGATGGAAATTTTCGGCTCCGTGGGCGTTGCAGCAGTCGTCATCATCGGTGGCAAAGAGGTTATAGACGGAAATTTGACGATGGGAAGCTTCTTTTCGTTTCTCACCGCGCTTTTTATGCTTTATACGCCTATTAAACGTATTTCAGGCCTTTATAATAAGATGCAAGACGCCGTGGTCGCGGCTGAGCGAACCTTTGAGCTACTCGATAAAGAACCTCAAATTTTAAGCGGCGACAAGCCGGTGCCGCGTGAAATAAATTTGATAAATTTTAAAGACGTCAGACTAAACTACGACGACAAAGAGGTACTAAAAAGCGTAAATCTAAGCGCGTCAAAGTCCCAAACTATCGCGCTCGTCGGTAGTAGCGGAGGAGGAAAAAGCTCGATCGTAAATTTGCTTATGAGATTTTACGACGCAAACGGTGGAGCGATCGAGATAAACGGCGAAAATATCAAAAATTTTAGTCTAAATTCGCTCAGACAAAATATCGGCCTCGTGACCCAGCGCGTCTATATCTTTAACGATACCGTCGCAAACAACGTCGCCTACGGTCGCAAGTACGACGAAGCCAAGGTCGAGCTCGCGCTAAAAACGGCAAACGCGTATGATTTCGTCGCAAATTTACCCCAGGGCGCGCAGACTGTTTTAAATGAATTCGGCACCAATCTCTCCGGCGGTCAGCGTCAGCGTATCGCCATAGCCCGCGCGCTCTACGACGACCCGCAGATTTTGATATTTGACGAGGCCACGAGCGCTCTAGATAACCAAAGCGAACAGCAGATAACCAAAGCCATCGCAAATCTGCAAAAAGAAAAGATAATATTTATCATCGCGCACCGCCTAAGCACCGTGCAAAACGCCGACAAGATCGCCGTTATCAGCGGCGGAAAGGTGGTCGGATGCGGCACCGACGAGCAGCTTAGCAAGAGTTGCGAAATTTACAAGAAGCTAAAAGGCAAAGCTCTTGTTTAA
- the cysS gene encoding cysteine--tRNA ligase, which translates to MQIFDSVKRKKVEFEPVKSDFVRIYVCGPTVYDDAHLGHAKSAISFDVLRRTLSELGYKVKFVRNYTDIDDKILKKMSESGESLKSITDRYIASYERDMSALNVLEPDVKPKATQTLKEMIEYIEILLKNGFAYEIKGDGIYFDTAKDAQYLSLSGKFDTEANVARVASSDEKKDEKDFVLWKFDEKWYESPFGRGRPGWHTECVAMIKKHLSSGEKFEIDIHAGGLDLLFPHHENEAAQCRCAERKSLAKYWLHNGFIQVNNEKMSKSLGNSFFVKDALERNLGEAVRFYLISSHYRANFNFSEDDLNAAKKRLDKIYRLKKRVLGAAANLSANEKFKSEFMSAMQDDLNTSKALASVDEFVRSANDELDANPKDKAKKGKIAANLELIARVLGILQIDVFEYFQFGVSDEKRAYIEDLINQRNEAKAAKNYELSDKIRDMLAANGISLMDTPEGCIWEKI; encoded by the coding sequence ATGCAAATTTTTGATAGCGTAAAAAGAAAAAAAGTGGAATTTGAGCCCGTAAAAAGCGACTTTGTGCGCATTTACGTCTGCGGGCCGACGGTTTATGACGACGCGCATTTGGGACACGCTAAAAGCGCGATCAGCTTTGATGTGCTTAGGCGCACCTTAAGCGAGCTTGGCTACAAGGTCAAATTCGTGCGAAACTACACCGATATCGACGATAAAATTTTAAAGAAAATGAGTGAGAGCGGCGAGAGTCTGAAATCGATCACGGATAGGTATATCGCAAGCTACGAGCGCGATATGAGCGCGCTTAACGTACTTGAGCCCGACGTCAAGCCAAAGGCGACGCAGACGCTAAAAGAGATGATAGAGTACATCGAAATTTTGCTAAAAAACGGCTTTGCTTACGAGATAAAAGGCGACGGCATCTACTTTGACACCGCAAAAGACGCGCAGTATCTGAGCCTTAGCGGTAAATTTGACACCGAAGCAAACGTCGCTCGCGTGGCTAGTAGTGACGAAAAAAAAGACGAAAAAGACTTCGTGCTATGGAAATTTGACGAGAAATGGTACGAAAGCCCGTTTGGTCGCGGCCGACCCGGCTGGCACACCGAGTGCGTCGCGATGATAAAAAAGCACCTAAGTAGCGGCGAAAAATTTGAGATCGATATCCACGCGGGCGGACTTGATCTGCTCTTTCCGCATCACGAAAACGAGGCCGCGCAATGCCGCTGCGCCGAGCGTAAGAGCCTGGCTAAATACTGGCTACACAACGGCTTTATCCAAGTAAATAACGAAAAAATGAGCAAGAGCCTGGGAAATAGCTTTTTTGTTAAAGACGCGCTGGAGAGAAACTTGGGCGAGGCGGTGAGATTTTATCTGATTTCTAGCCACTACAGAGCGAATTTTAACTTTAGCGAAGATGATCTAAACGCGGCAAAAAAGCGGCTGGATAAAATTTACCGCCTAAAAAAACGAGTTTTGGGCGCCGCGGCAAATTTAAGCGCGAACGAGAAATTTAAGAGCGAATTTATGTCTGCGATGCAGGACGATCTAAACACCTCAAAAGCCCTTGCGAGCGTAGATGAGTTTGTCCGCAGCGCAAACGACGAGCTAGACGCAAATCCTAAAGACAAGGCCAAAAAAGGCAAAATCGCGGCAAATTTGGAGCTCATCGCCAGAGTGCTCGGTATCTTGCAGATAGACGTGTTTGAGTATTTTCAGTTTGGCGTGAGCGACGAAAAGCGAGCCTACATCGAGGATCTGATAAATCAAAGAAACGAAGCAAAAGCGGCTAAAAACTACGAGCTATCCGATAAAATCCGCGATATGCTAGCCGCAAACGGTATAAGTCTCATGGATACGCCGGAGGGTTGCATATGGGAAAAGATATGA